The following DNA comes from Frankia casuarinae.
GACGCTGGACCGGATCTCGATCTTTCCCGACGGCAGGTGCTACGTCTGCTCCTACCTGTTCGACACCGACCTGTACTTCGCCCGGATGCAGGACGGGCAGGTGGTGCTCAACCGCGGTGACAACGAGTTCGATCTCTTCACCCGGCCGCTGGTCACGAGCGCCTGTGGCGGCTGCAAGGCATCAGCCTGCCAGGGCGGCTGCCCGGCCGAGGAGATCGTCATGGGCGGCTCGTCCTGCGCTGCCGAGCCGGACATCGTGCCGGTGTGCCGGCTGTGGAAGTCCAGCGCCAAGCCCGAGGACTGAGGAGAAGATTCAGATGGAACATGTCATCGAGCCACTGCGCGGGCTGGACTGGAACGACATCGACGCCGTAGAGCACGCCACCCGCAAGGCGCTCACCCAGTTCGCCGACGACCCGGATCTGATCCGGGTCGCGCTCCTCGAACTACCGAACCGGCCGGAGCTGCTGGCCTTGTGCGAGCACTACGACATCCTGGACAAGATCGTGCTGTACCAGGATGACGCCGGCATCCGGGTGCGGCTGCATGTCTTCCTGCCCGGCTACTTCGACCGGCCGCACAACCACCGCTGGTCGTACGCCAGCCGCATCGTGCGCGGGGAGTACCGGCACTACCTCTTCGGCGACCTCGACGTGGACGCCGAACCGGAGCCGGGCTCCCTGACTGCGCTCCAAGTCCGGCAGGAGCAGATCGGCGACACCTACGCCCTGCACCACAGCATGGTGCACGCCGTAGTGGCCGAGCCATACACGGTGTCCCTGGTCATCCGCGGGCCGGCCGTGAAGGAGCGCTTCCTGGTCATGGACCGGGGGACCGGCGAGCGCTGGTGGCAGTACGGGGCCGAGCAGGAGACGGCCGGCGACGCGGCCCGTAAGCGGATGACCAGGGAACGGCTGGACGAGCTGACGGGGTTGCTGCGGGAGTGGGATCTCTTCTAGCGGACGGCCGCCGGTAGCTGATCCAGCGATTCACCGCACGCCAGCAGTTCCGTGAGATGCGGCAGCGGTTCGTGGTGGGCTCGCGCACACCGGAGCCCACCACTGGCCGAGGCCAGGGCCAAGCTGTCCCGCATCGGCCAGCCGTGGAGCAGGCCGTAGAGCAGCCCACCGGAGAACGCCGCGCCCGCGCAGTGGGTGTGGCGCACCGTGACCGGGACGGCCGGCACGGAAACAGTGACATCCGCCCCCACCGCGCACGCCCCGGCCGCCCCGGCGGTGACTACCACCCACGAAGCTCCGGTCTGGCCCAGCAGGGTGGCGGCTACGGCCGGGGCAGTTTCGTGCGCGTCGTCGTCGACGTTGGTCTGGATGATCAGATCCGGGCAGTCCCGGAGGACGGACGCCACCATCGGTGTGAGGACCGACCCTCCGAGGTTGACCAGCAGTGGCACGCTGGGCGTCCGCGCGGCCTGGATGGCCCGGATCGCGGCCGGTTCGATTACCTTGTAGCAGTCGACGTAGGCGTAGGAGGCCCTGGCCAGCGGTGCAAGGTCGACCGCGGTCAGGGCCTCGGCGACTCCTTGTAGGTACGGGAACCAGGTGCGCGTGCCGTCCTCGTCCGCCACGATCACGATCTGCGGCGTCGCCAGGCCGGGCACCGTCTCGACGGTGGTCAGCACACGGCCCCGGTGGAGCCAGGCTCTGACCTGGTCGCCCGGCGCATCGTCACCGATGTTGTTGCTGATCACGAGCGCTGGGATGTCGAGCGCGGCCAGGACGGCGGCGACCATCGGGCCATCGGCAGCGATGGAGGCTTCAGACCGCTGCACCTCGGCCCCGTGGTTGGCCTGCGGGAAGCGCTCGACGTTCCACAGTGACGCGGCGGCCAGGTAGCTGAAGCAAACCACCGGGCCGGAATCGGTGGCCACGGCTACCAGCCGTAGGTCGAGAAGGGCTGACCGGCGGCGATGTGCTCCAGGGCGGTGCGGCAGTAGGCGATCAGGTGGGTGGGCAGCTCGTCCAGCGGGAACCAGGCCAGCTCGCTGCACTTGTCGGGCTCGCGGTTGTCCGGCTCGCCGTCCCATTTGCGCACGGCGAAGAAGAAGGCCGCCCGGCCGCCGCTCGACGAATTGTGCATGACGTGCGCGAACTCGACGGCTTCCGGCTCGATGGTCACGCCGATTTCTTCCTTGGCCTCGCGGACGAGGGCCGCGATCACCGACTCACCCGCTTCGAGGTGGCCGGACGGGAGGTGGTAGGCGCCGTCTTCGTAGCCGGTGTTCTGGCGGCGGCCGAAGAGCACTTGATCGCCGTCCAGCAGGAGAAGATGGACGTCAGCGGTGAGCTGGTGACGGTGAGAGGCGGTCATGTGCCGGACCGTAGTGAGCTATGTGGAGCATGTCCATACGTTTGAGGTATAGACCTATCCAGCGAGCGCCCTCTGTGGTTGACGGAGAGAAGCCACGCCGTCATTCAGACGTTACTCTGCACTCGTCCCGAGCCAGCAGCTATTCTCGGAGGAGAAAATATGGCGGCACTCCGCCTACCTTCTCCGCAACGGTCATCTTGTCAGGACGGCTGATCAGCGATGCCGCTTCCTGCGCTCTGGATCGTATTTCCTCCGCTCGCCTGTCAGGTACATCTCCGAGAATAGCGCAAGCCAAGGCGGAACATAGTACATCGGCATGCCAGAAACGGCTGACCTCGACAAAATCTTCTGCGAGAGAAAGCGCCCATTCTGCAAGCTGCGCAAACCGAGCGGGCTTTGCAGTGCCGGCATGTACTGCGATTATGACTTTCAACTGAGTGGCCATACAGACCGTAGTTCCGACCTTATAGCCAGAGTCTCTACAACGGCTACCCAGATCGGTGAGCATCCTGTTCGCCTGCTTGTTGTCGACCAGCGCAGTCATCACCGCCCGAGCAAACTCCACCTCAAGAAGAGGCAGAGAACTGCCAGTCTTTGCGAACTTCAGCATCAGGTCCTGATAAAGGGCCAGGAGTTGGTCGATGTTGCCGCCGCTCGGAGCACCACGCAACATCCGTTCCGACTGTATCCGCAGGCCGGTTTGGGTAATACGTCGACTCAAGAACGCATCCACAATGCCGGACTTGCCAAGTTCAAAGACCTCTGATAGAAGTGCATAGATCCGTTCATTTGCAGAATTCAAATCGCCTCGGCGAAGGTCGAGATCCGCAAGGCGACGCCCCGCTTCAAGCGCATACAGGCCGAATTCAGCCTTCTCGCTAGCCAGCAGTTTGTAGAATTCCGAACTCTGCATGTAGCAGGCTTCGGCCTCCTTCCACTCGCATCGTTGAAAATGGAACACGCCAAGGGCATAGCTGTGCTGGGCGGGAGTAAGAGGCATTTCAGTTGCCAAGGGATGGTCGATGTGCCAGCGAGCATCCTCGATCACGTCGGTCGTGTAAGCCTCGGTTAGCGGCCTGAGATCGCTCGATAGAAGCGCCTCGTACACATACGCATCAGGTCGACGCGCACGCACCGTATTGAGAACATCTCCGACCTCATCAAGGATTCCGAGTTCGAGTGCTTCAGTCTCAAGGGCCGTGAAGCGCCGGGACCAGGGTTCAGATAGGACCGACCGGGCGCCATTGACGGCCTCCGCTGACATCTCTTCGCGCTGCCTTCCACGGCGGAGAAAAAGTGCCGGCACTTGGCATAGCGGATCTGTCTCGTCCCCTTGCGAGAAGGCAATGCCAGTTCTGACCGCCGAGCCGCGAGCCGAAATATCGAAGCTCGCGAGCATGTACTCGACTTCTTGCGGCCAGGAGGAAGGAATCGGTGCACCGCCCATCCAAGATGACAAATTAAGTCGATGTGATGCTACTCTATAGGCTTGCACGGCGACGGCAGCCAGTGCGTCGCCTCGGATCGAGGCAACGAGTTCACGTGTCAGACTGTGTATATGGAGGAATGGTAGCGCGTTTGGGTGTACTAGGTTCCAGCGTTCGATGATTCGCAGGCCTTTGCTAAGGATTGCCTCATCTTCGAGATTTAGCTCTTTGCTGATTTGGCCTTCGACCACGTCCGATGGCGGCCACGATAGACGCAGAGCTTCCTGGACAGAGCGCACGGGGTACGCAAGGATCACCAGGTCGAGTGCAAGAAGCACATACTGCGGCTGGCGCTTCAGGGCGTCGACAATCATGCGGTAGATCGCTGTGATCGTCGTATCCTCGTCGTCGCCGTAGCTCTCTAGCACGACCGCTACATTCTCGCGCAGACTTTCAAGGAAGGCTGTGAGATCACCATTGTAAGGAGCGTTTATCAGACAGGCGCATCCGTGCACTATCGCGAGCGGCCTGAAGTCTAGCGCCTCAGCAAGATATTTTTTACCATCCTCCTGCAACCCTTGACTGTGCAGGGAAACTAGCTGAACAGCCTCATCGTTCGCCATATTCATGACTTCGATTGGCGCGATGTTTACCACTTTGCTGTCGAGATTCTTTCGACTGGTAATAATTATCCGTGACCGCACTCCCGGCGGCACGAATCTCTCCAGTTCAGTACGAGAGTCTATGTTGTCGAGTACAACGACCGGTGGCGGTGTTTCACTGGTGACGAGTTTTCTGAAGGTTACAACTAGCTCACTTACGCCGACATCCGAAACCGCAAATCCGTGACGATCAAGCATCTCGCGGAATGAATCTTCGACTGGCCCCTTACCCCCTTCTTGAAAGGGTATGACCGGAATCCAGTCGTGCGCCGCAAACCGAAGGAAACTCCGAGTCAGGTGGAGCGCCAGTGTGGTTTTTCCGGTACCCGCCTCACCGTGAATCAGAACCAGACGCTCTCCAGAGGAAAGCACCTCAGAAAACCTCTTCTCAAGATCCGGTCGCGAAACATATTCCGGATCTTCGGCAAGTACGAAATGCCGATCGGAGATTTCCATCCGCTGCAGGATGGCCGCCAGCCTGTCACGGAGATCTTCAATTGCGCGCTGAACGGTTTTCTCTGATAGGAGGGGCTCGCCGCAACCCGTCCGGATCTCCTGGAACGTTTCGCTGTACGACTTGTTGCTATCTGCAAATATTTCTGCACCGAGCTCACGCCAGGTGAATTTGTCCTGAAGGCGTGCCATGGGAGCAGCCTCAAGCTGAGCGACTGCTTGATCAATAAGGACCCGCAGCGCGCGTCCCGGGTTCTGTGTAAAAAGGCCAGGATCGCGGCTATCGAGGATACGACGCAGCATCGGGATCGCAAGCGGCGGACTTTGGAAGTGCCGCGTGAAAGTGTGTGGGATCGAGCGTCGCGCTACTTCGTTGAGTTCGTCCGCGAGCTGGTCTTTATCTGACTTCACCGACCCATGATGGCCTACATCCGTACCGAAGGCAAACGGCTGTCTACGGCTGACCGATCTGGATGCCGTTGGGAGTCAACCTCGCACCGTCAGGTAGCCGAGAGAAGGACCCCGAGGCTTCCGATTCAAGGTCGGCAGCCTGTTCCGCGTTTCCGCGTTCCCTAATCTCTGCTGCCGCGAACATAGCGGAATCACCGGAAATCCCAGCGCTCGGCGTGCCGCCCACGTAGGCGATGAGTTTTCTCGCGAACGGGTAGTCAAATTCGGCCAGCCCTACGGCGCAATCCACGGCAGTCGTCCGTTGATGACCGTTACCGCTGTTTGCCCAGCGGCAAATAAGTTCTTTTCCACGCGACGGTTCACGCTCCGCAAGTTGAACCACAGCGCCCACCAGAACGGCGGTAAGTCTGTCAGCGGCCGCTTCGCCTTCCGGGCTCATCTCATATCCTGCCCAGCCCAATGCTTCGGCGAGCACCGTAACCTCGGTATCGGTCATGCTATCGAGGTCAAATAGTTGGCGCTCAGAACCCGACTCGCGCTCGGGCAACGGCGCGAAGAATTCGGGCTGTGGTGGCAATTCGGTCATTTCTTTACTGATTTAAACACGGCGGGTTGCTGCGGTCAATGATCTTTCAAATTATGGAGCTTCGAGTTGCCGGACACCCCTTGTCCGGCAACTTGTCCAGTAACCATCTTTCCCGGACATGCGGCTGATCCATAGCTTCCTCTCGTCTGCTGGGAAATGGGTCCCGGCGTCGAGAAAGGGAGTGACATGAGCGGAAGCAGTCTCGTTCCGCGCGGTGGAGGCGGTACACCGATTCCCCGCGAAACAGCCAAGGCCCTGGTGCGGCTCAACGGCGCGGTCGTGCACGAGCAGGCCGTGCTGCGTGCGGTGTCCAGCGTCACCGAGGCGGCGATGTCGGAGGCGGCCTACCTGATGCGGGTGCGCGGTCAGCTGGAGGCGGCTGCGCCGGACGCGAAGGAGGCCCTGGACCTCATCGCGAACACGACCAACATGAACCTCGCCCGCATCGTGCACCGCTTCGGCTCGGAGGTGAGCTGAGTGGCCGCGCTGATCGTGATTCTCGTGGTCCTGGCGGTCATGGGCGCCTGCGGCATCGCGTACGCCTGGAAGACGGCGCGGGAGGCCGGGATGCCCTGGCTTCGTGCCCGTCACATCCAGGACACCGCGCAGGCGGCCATGAACGACATCCGGGAGGAGACGCGGCGTGCGGAGGAGCGCATGCGGCGGGCCGCCTTCTTCCACGCCCGCAACCAGGGTGGCAGGTGGGGTCAGTGATCACGCAGATCACCCTGATCGCCCTCGGCGCAGTTCTGCTCCTCCTGGTGTGCGTCGTGTTCGTCCAGTGCCTCTGGATCAGTCGGCTGGACAGGGAAAACACGATTCGCGTGGCGCAGAAGGAGCTTGAGCGCCGACGGGCACGAGCCTCGGAGACGCCGCGTGACTCTGACGAGCGGAGCCACCCCGATGACTGACCTCATCTTGGTTGTGCTGATCTTCGTGGCCTTCTGGGCGGGCCGGCTCTACCAGTGGGTTCGGGATGCCCGGTCGACCATGGGCACTCCGTCCCGCAAGCGCTCGAAGGGCAAGCAGTGAGCACGCGCCGGCTCCACGACGAGGTGGTGGTCCGCGTGCCGCTGGAGGCGCTGCGGTCGGAGACCATTTCGGTCCTGACCGACTCGTACCAGACCCTCTTCATGAGCTGCTACGGCGAAGAGAAGGCCCGCCGGAAGGCCGCGGCCGTCCGGCTGGGCGAGGCACTGGCCAATGTGGACATCCTGCCGCTGATGGCCGAGAACCACGAGGATTATCGGCCGGCGTAGGCCGGCTCCCTCGCCGATTCCCCATTCACTAATCCCTGTCCCACCTGGCGGCAGGCTGGCGATAGCCATGCCTGCCGCCAGGTGAAAGGAGTTTTCGGTCTGGGGCGACGAAGTCGACAGCGACGTGACGCTGTAGGCGGTACCGCATTTCCAACCGGGAGAGAAAGGACTCTACGTAGATGGATTGGGACTCGCCGGTGGTGAAAGCCATCGTGGCGTTCACCGTGCTCTGCATCGCCCTACGGGTCGCCTACGAGGCAATCCAGCCGCTGGTCATCCCGGGCGCCATCGCGGCGGCCGTGGGAGCCGTGGTGTGGCTCGTGCTGCGGCGCCGATAGACGGCCAGGCGCCGGCAGCGTGTTTTCCACAGTTTCAGCAGGGGTCGTCGTGGGCGTCATCTATTTCTTCCTTGACAATGCGATCTTGTCGCGCGCATAAGGAGAAGTGGGGGGGTGTCGCCCATCATGGCCGGTCGGACTTCCGGATCGTTTGCGGCGCGTATGCCGTTCGCGCGACGCCAACAAGAGGTGCAACTACAAGGAGGTCTATGGTAAAAGGCGACAAGATCCGGGTACGTGGGAAGCCCCGGAAGGACATCGATGTAGAACTATTTATCCAGGCGCTTCTGCTGGCGTGCCGGGATATCGAGGAACAAGAAGGGGACGAGGTACGCACCCCGCCCCCGCCAGCGACCGGCCAGAGTGCCGACGGCCCGGCGATCTAACCGCCGAACCGATTCTCCTGGCGGATGTATTCCTTTCTACTCTTCAGAGGAGCGTCATTACAAGCATGGACAGGACCGAACCCAAAACGGGGTCGGATTCTGTGGGCAGCGCCACGCCGTTCACCGGACGGACGGCTGTGGCGGTGCGGCACGGCATCACGGGCGTGGTCTTCGTCATCGCCGTCCTGGCGTTCGCCTTTGGCTTCGGCAGCGGCTGGTCGCTCGGCCTCCAGTTGGGCGTCCCCGGCTGGACGGCACCCTTGGTGGCCCCGGCCGTC
Coding sequences within:
- a CDS encoding PfkB family carbohydrate kinase; the protein is MATDSGPVVCFSYLAAASLWNVERFPQANHGAEVQRSEASIAADGPMVAAVLAALDIPALVISNNIGDDAPGDQVRAWLHRGRVLTTVETVPGLATPQIVIVADEDGTRTWFPYLQGVAEALTAVDLAPLARASYAYVDCYKVIEPAAIRAIQAARTPSVPLLVNLGGSVLTPMVASVLRDCPDLIIQTNVDDDAHETAPAVAATLLGQTGASWVVVTAGAAGACAVGADVTVSVPAVPVTVRHTHCAGAAFSGGLLYGLLHGWPMRDSLALASASGGLRCARAHHEPLPHLTELLACGESLDQLPAAVR
- a CDS encoding NUDIX hydrolase — translated: MTASHRHQLTADVHLLLLDGDQVLFGRRQNTGYEDGAYHLPSGHLEAGESVIAALVREAKEEIGVTIEPEAVEFAHVMHNSSSGGRAAFFFAVRKWDGEPDNREPDKCSELAWFPLDELPTHLIAYCRTALEHIAAGQPFSTYGW
- a CDS encoding ATP-binding protein — its product is MKSDKDQLADELNEVARRSIPHTFTRHFQSPPLAIPMLRRILDSRDPGLFTQNPGRALRVLIDQAVAQLEAAPMARLQDKFTWRELGAEIFADSNKSYSETFQEIRTGCGEPLLSEKTVQRAIEDLRDRLAAILQRMEISDRHFVLAEDPEYVSRPDLEKRFSEVLSSGERLVLIHGEAGTGKTTLALHLTRSFLRFAAHDWIPVIPFQEGGKGPVEDSFREMLDRHGFAVSDVGVSELVVTFRKLVTSETPPPVVVLDNIDSRTELERFVPPGVRSRIIITSRKNLDSKVVNIAPIEVMNMANDEAVQLVSLHSQGLQEDGKKYLAEALDFRPLAIVHGCACLINAPYNGDLTAFLESLRENVAVVLESYGDDEDTTITAIYRMIVDALKRQPQYVLLALDLVILAYPVRSVQEALRLSWPPSDVVEGQISKELNLEDEAILSKGLRIIERWNLVHPNALPFLHIHSLTRELVASIRGDALAAVAVQAYRVASHRLNLSSWMGGAPIPSSWPQEVEYMLASFDISARGSAVRTGIAFSQGDETDPLCQVPALFLRRGRQREEMSAEAVNGARSVLSEPWSRRFTALETEALELGILDEVGDVLNTVRARRPDAYVYEALLSSDLRPLTEAYTTDVIEDARWHIDHPLATEMPLTPAQHSYALGVFHFQRCEWKEAEACYMQSSEFYKLLASEKAEFGLYALEAGRRLADLDLRRGDLNSANERIYALLSEVFELGKSGIVDAFLSRRITQTGLRIQSERMLRGAPSGGNIDQLLALYQDLMLKFAKTGSSLPLLEVEFARAVMTALVDNKQANRMLTDLGSRCRDSGYKVGTTVCMATQLKVIIAVHAGTAKPARFAQLAEWALSLAEDFVEVSRFWHADVLCSALACAILGDVPDRRAEEIRSRAQEAASLISRPDKMTVAEKVGGVPPYFLLRE